One window of the Neorickettsia findlayensis genome contains the following:
- a CDS encoding BolA family protein, whose product MSVDESTRSKQIETSIYNVLDVVYCEVKNISESHRGHVDHSQDSHFEIVVVSPSFRGLSKISRHRMIFKILEEHFKLGLHALSMKLWTEDEYKNQ is encoded by the coding sequence ATGTCTGTTGATGAAAGTACTAGATCCAAACAAATTGAGACTTCCATATATAATGTCTTGGATGTTGTTTACTGTGAAGTAAAAAATATTTCGGAAAGTCACAGAGGCCACGTTGATCATTCCCAAGATTCTCACTTCGAAATAGTTGTTGTGTCACCTTCTTTTAGAGGTCTATCAAAAATTTCTAGACACAGGATGATTTTCAAAATACTTGAGGAGCACTTCAAACTTGGCCTGCATGCACTATCTATGAAACTATGGACAGAAGATGAGTATAAAAATCAGTAA
- a CDS encoding MFS transporter codes for MGLLAVLPTYHSIGTLAIVLLILIRLIQGFALGGEVGNVLFLIECSPPKYRGFFGSFEVLSAVIGATMSSVVVLLCKNVIPEEAFLSWGWRVPFFIGRLWVF; via the coding sequence GTGGGCCTGCTGGCGGTTTTGCCGACGTATCATAGTATTGGTACGTTGGCGATTGTTTTGCTCATTTTGATTAGATTAATTCAAGGATTTGCTCTTGGAGGGGAAGTTGGTAATGTACTCTTTTTGATAGAATGCAGTCCTCCCAAATATAGGGGATTTTTTGGCAGTTTTGAGGTACTCAGTGCAGTGATAGGTGCCACAATGAGCAGTGTTGTAGTTCTACTCTGTAAGAATGTAATTCCTGAAGAAGCATTCTTAAGTTGGGGTTGGAGAGTACCTTTCTTTATAGGACGTTTATGGGTGTTTTAG
- a CDS encoding MFS transporter yields MSEKSGFVRQIAVTLLCNSLVWYDYALYGHLIGVINILFFPEINPVAQLLSSFGTFAVGFLMRPIGAVFFGHIGDKYGRKIGVLLSLMMILACGPAGGFADVS; encoded by the coding sequence ACAAATTGCCGTAACCCTTCTGTGTAATAGTCTTGTGTGGTACGACTATGCACTTTATGGTCACCTTATAGGCGTCATCAATATTTTATTCTTCCCTGAAATTAACCCAGTAGCACAACTCCTCTCATCTTTTGGAACGTTTGCTGTTGGTTTCTTGATGAGGCCAATAGGGGCGGTTTTTTTTGGCCACATAGGAGATAAATACGGTAGAAAAATTGGGGTTCTGCTATCTCTGATGATGATTCTTGCCTGTGGGCCTGCTGGCGGTTTTGCCGACGTATCATAG
- a CDS encoding MFS transporter gives MGVLGAVFRNTLSDTPIFENATRADILPIAMLFRKYKKAFFVAIGIDSLEETSLYLFLVFLDVYFVGKVGLSGTNAGLVHLLFLLLLGVLTLFSALLSDLFGRKLILSLAAILAIVSAYPIFFLIESGGLGYMIIAKILFVVITGFSLGPVSTAVYEIFPSEILYRTCDLTKYFQCTFWRYGACFYNVSYCNDR, from the coding sequence ATGGGTGTTTTAGGTGCGGTCTTTAGAAACACACTTAGTGACACACCAATCTTTGAGAATGCCACTAGAGCCGACATCCTACCAATAGCGATGCTCTTCAGGAAGTATAAGAAGGCGTTTTTTGTTGCTATTGGAATAGACAGTTTGGAAGAAACAAGTCTGTATCTTTTTCTTGTTTTCTTAGATGTCTACTTTGTGGGTAAAGTGGGTTTATCTGGCACAAACGCTGGATTAGTACATTTACTGTTCTTGCTTTTGCTTGGTGTATTAACGTTATTTTCGGCGCTGCTATCTGATTTATTCGGTAGAAAATTGATACTTTCACTGGCCGCTATACTTGCGATTGTTTCTGCCTATCCAATCTTTTTTCTTATAGAGAGTGGTGGCCTGGGTTATATGATTATTGCGAAGATATTATTTGTAGTAATAACAGGGTTCTCATTAGGTCCCGTGAGTACTGCTGTGTACGAAATATTTCCTTCTGAGATTTTATACAGGACTTGCGATCTCACGAAATATTTCCAGTGCACTTTTTGGAGGTATGGCGCCTGCTTTTACAATGTTTCTTATTGCAACGACAGGTAA